A genomic window from Streptomyces broussonetiae includes:
- a CDS encoding alpha/beta fold hydrolase produces MTTSAPTVVLVHGAFADASSFARVIPELLADGVQVLAPAVPNRSLLGDAAYIASIVRRIPGPVVLVGHSYGGAVITVAGAEDNVQALVYLAGYALEEGESLGELQGRFPDSDLASALVFAPFPVEGSDEPGTDVTVDIDKFPAIFAADVDPGLARTLAVSQRPLAGAAFAEAAPVAAWKTKPSWGLVSSSDHTINPDVERFGYQRAGMTTVEVDSSHLVMLAHPKEVADLIREAVRSISA; encoded by the coding sequence ATGACCACGTCCGCACCCACCGTCGTCCTCGTGCACGGCGCCTTCGCCGACGCCTCCAGTTTCGCGCGTGTCATCCCCGAGCTGCTGGCCGACGGAGTGCAGGTGCTCGCTCCGGCCGTCCCCAATCGCAGTCTCCTCGGCGACGCCGCCTACATCGCCTCGATCGTCCGCCGGATCCCCGGTCCCGTCGTCCTCGTGGGGCACTCCTACGGCGGCGCCGTCATCACCGTGGCCGGCGCCGAGGACAACGTCCAGGCCCTGGTCTACCTGGCCGGATACGCCCTGGAGGAGGGGGAGAGCCTGGGCGAGCTGCAGGGCCGGTTCCCCGACTCCGACCTGGCCTCCGCGCTCGTGTTCGCGCCCTTCCCGGTCGAGGGTTCGGACGAGCCCGGCACCGATGTGACGGTCGACATCGACAAGTTCCCCGCCATCTTCGCCGCCGACGTGGACCCCGGCCTCGCCAGGACGCTCGCCGTCTCCCAGCGTCCCCTGGCCGGAGCGGCCTTCGCCGAGGCGGCCCCGGTCGCGGCCTGGAAGACCAAGCCGTCCTGGGGGCTGGTCTCGTCCTCGGACCACACCATCAACCCGGACGTCGAGCGCTTCGGCTACCAGCGGGCCGGCATGACCACCGTCGAGGTCGACTCCTCGCACCTCGTCATGCTCGCGCACCCCAAGGAGGTCGCGGACCTGATCCGCGAAGCCGTCCGGAGCATCAGCGCCTGA
- a CDS encoding MaoC family dehydratase, with protein MADQTPANTAEFDPGDFLVVPARTFEDLRVGEVFRAPSRTVTDAHAAAFQTVSADNHPVHYDAEWARKRGHPAPVVHGLQVLAFTAPGATLFPHFIGEVFISFLELSCTFLAEVHSGDTLYPALTVTALEPQGDNGVVVTAATIHNQRGELVLSGQHKYLLRRTA; from the coding sequence ATGGCTGATCAGACACCCGCAAACACCGCCGAGTTCGACCCCGGCGACTTCCTCGTCGTACCGGCCCGCACGTTCGAGGACCTGCGCGTCGGCGAGGTCTTCCGGGCGCCCAGCCGGACCGTGACCGATGCCCATGCCGCGGCGTTCCAGACAGTCTCCGCGGACAACCACCCGGTGCACTACGACGCCGAGTGGGCCCGTAAGCGCGGTCACCCCGCGCCCGTGGTGCACGGCCTTCAGGTGCTGGCCTTCACCGCACCCGGGGCCACGCTGTTCCCGCACTTCATCGGCGAGGTGTTCATCAGCTTCCTCGAGCTGTCCTGCACCTTCCTGGCGGAGGTGCACTCGGGGGACACCCTGTACCCCGCCCTCACCGTCACCGCGCTGGAACCCCAGGGCGACAACGGCGTCGTCGTGACGGCCGCCACCATCCACAACCAGCGCGGCGAACTCGTGCTGTCCGGACAGCACAAGTACCTGCTCCGCCGTACGGCCTGA
- a CDS encoding alpha/beta fold hydrolase — MAQDVIALMDHLGHRRIALVGHDRGARVGTRFAKDHRDRIDRFAALDNIPTRIVAETYDVRLARQGYWLFTFLGVPDLPEALIAGREEIWLTHFYRSWSYDPGMLTPEEIAVHVRAHHQQPGRCAGPAWTTGPRPRMSRRTPRTPTGSSTARC, encoded by the coding sequence ATGGCCCAGGACGTCATCGCGTTGATGGACCACCTCGGCCACCGGCGCATCGCGCTGGTGGGCCACGACCGCGGCGCACGCGTGGGCACCCGGTTCGCCAAGGACCACCGTGACCGGATCGACCGGTTCGCGGCCCTGGACAACATCCCCACCCGGATCGTCGCCGAGACCTACGACGTGCGGCTCGCCCGGCAGGGGTACTGGCTCTTCACGTTCCTCGGCGTGCCCGACCTACCCGAGGCACTGATCGCCGGCCGTGAGGAGATCTGGCTCACCCACTTCTACCGGAGCTGGTCGTACGACCCCGGCATGCTGACGCCCGAGGAGATCGCGGTCCATGTGCGCGCCCATCATCAGCAGCCGGGGCGGTGCGCGGGTCCTGCATGGACCACCGGGCCGCGTCCCAGGATGTCGCGCAGGACACCGAGGACGCCGACCGGCTCATCGACTGCCCGGTGCTGA
- a CDS encoding DUF5709 domain-containing protein produces MGDDVYQPDGSEVQDDAGLLDALDTLDDRAGVEPLDEGYSPPERPWAVEHTGVTASERWRGESLDERLAEEVPDIGVPEGDGIGDTWGMAGEPVDPEVGDERAGRLVAPDEGSHENTESDLFASDIGPDGAGASAEEAAMHVIPDSETC; encoded by the coding sequence ATGGGGGACGACGTCTACCAGCCGGACGGGTCCGAGGTGCAGGACGACGCCGGCCTGCTGGACGCCCTGGACACCCTCGACGACCGGGCCGGTGTCGAGCCCCTGGACGAGGGCTACTCGCCCCCGGAACGACCCTGGGCCGTGGAGCACACCGGCGTCACGGCGTCCGAGCGGTGGCGTGGGGAGAGTCTGGACGAGCGTCTCGCCGAGGAGGTCCCCGACATCGGTGTCCCCGAGGGGGACGGCATCGGCGACACGTGGGGGATGGCCGGTGAGCCCGTCGACCCGGAGGTCGGCGACGAGCGCGCCGGACGCCTGGTCGCGCCGGACGAGGGCAGCCACGAGAACACCGAGTCCGACCTGTTCGCGTCCGACATCGGCCCGGACGGCGCCGGCGCGTCGGCCGAGGAGGCCGCGATGCATGTGATTCCCGATTCCGAGACCTGCTGA
- a CDS encoding glyoxalase, which produces MKRRAMAWVLPAVMVALSVVGSGAPSSAQDGAAVAPASTTAVGPQYDTTHVYVTPGKVDAFVAAWTATFGGTHTAKVLTTVTPTPSRTESELVMSPVGTLSVFDFRTPAPYPFGAERTGWLMSDFDKGVRLARQSGAQLVVAPFDDPIGRDAVVQFPGGVNAQLYWHTTAPSYKPLQSVPDNRVYLTPDSVDGFLGSYLRFTGGRVVSDRRAADGGDIGLPQERYRRIAIRSGFGNTVVNVTDGHLPYPFGRETTGYAVHDLAVTLRKAEAAGAQVLWGPYTAGGRSNAVVQFPGGYVAELHQDGDHR; this is translated from the coding sequence ATGAAGCGCAGAGCGATGGCATGGGTGCTGCCCGCTGTCATGGTGGCACTGAGCGTGGTGGGATCCGGGGCGCCGTCCTCGGCCCAGGACGGGGCGGCAGTCGCGCCGGCCTCGACCACGGCGGTGGGTCCCCAGTACGACACCACGCACGTCTATGTCACCCCCGGCAAGGTGGACGCGTTCGTCGCCGCCTGGACCGCGACGTTCGGCGGGACGCACACGGCCAAGGTCCTCACGACCGTCACGCCGACGCCCAGCAGGACCGAGTCGGAACTGGTGATGTCGCCGGTCGGCACCCTGTCCGTCTTCGACTTCCGAACGCCCGCCCCGTACCCGTTCGGCGCCGAACGGACGGGCTGGCTCATGAGCGACTTCGACAAGGGCGTGCGACTGGCCCGGCAGAGCGGCGCACAGCTGGTCGTGGCGCCGTTCGACGACCCGATCGGGCGGGACGCGGTCGTCCAGTTCCCGGGCGGCGTCAACGCTCAGCTGTACTGGCACACCACGGCGCCGTCGTACAAGCCCCTTCAATCCGTGCCCGACAACCGCGTCTACCTGACGCCCGACTCGGTGGACGGGTTCCTGGGCTCCTACCTGCGGTTCACCGGGGGCCGTGTCGTCTCGGACCGCCGGGCGGCGGACGGCGGCGACATCGGTCTGCCCCAGGAGAGATATCGCCGAATCGCCATCCGCTCCGGGTTCGGCAACACGGTCGTGAACGTCACCGACGGCCATCTTCCCTACCCGTTCGGGCGGGAGACCACCGGTTACGCGGTGCATGATCTCGCCGTGACGTTGCGCAAGGCCGAGGCGGCGGGCGCGCAGGTGCTGTGGGGCCCGTACACCGCCGGGGGCCGCTCCAACGCCGTGGTGCAGTTCCCCGGCGGCTATGTGGCCGAACTGCACCAGGACGGTGATCACAGGTGA
- a CDS encoding helix-turn-helix domain-containing protein, giving the protein MLTASLTIPGQGVSFSTRSLAPRDRVAAWERALSQVFVGLEIAVETGRPWAGELTAERLGALQIATEEFGPGTILRSARSVAADRSTHILVRLQLDGTALLFQDGRTAELRPGRLAFHDARRPYRIVLPQRQRARVLMLPRALLRLEEGQLSALTATVVDDSGDGAAALLMPLLRGLVDEVIRAGTTRRDDLARVAAELLATLALEQVSSRSAPALWDRITASVQVRLQDPGLTPQDIADQHSISLRYLHRIFQLQGTTVNAWVRTRRLEAAREELAQNGAAHRSIAAVAARWGFTNPSHFSRTFRETYGMSPVQWRGAHVGT; this is encoded by the coding sequence GTGCTGACCGCTTCGCTGACCATCCCGGGCCAGGGGGTGTCCTTCTCCACTCGGAGCCTTGCACCCAGGGACCGTGTCGCCGCATGGGAACGCGCGCTGTCCCAGGTCTTCGTGGGTCTGGAGATCGCCGTGGAGACCGGCCGCCCGTGGGCGGGCGAGCTGACCGCCGAGCGGCTGGGCGCACTCCAGATCGCCACCGAGGAGTTCGGCCCGGGAACGATTCTGCGCAGCGCCCGCTCGGTGGCCGCCGACCGGAGCACCCACATCCTGGTGCGTCTCCAACTGGACGGTACCGCGCTGCTCTTCCAGGACGGCCGCACCGCCGAACTCCGGCCCGGCCGGCTGGCGTTCCACGACGCGCGGCGCCCGTACCGGATCGTGCTGCCCCAGCGGCAGCGGGCCCGGGTCCTCATGCTTCCCCGCGCCCTGCTCCGGCTGGAGGAGGGGCAGCTGTCCGCCCTGACGGCGACCGTGGTGGACGACAGCGGGGACGGGGCGGCGGCCCTGCTGATGCCGCTGCTGCGCGGGCTCGTCGACGAGGTCATCCGGGCGGGCACGACCCGACGCGACGACCTCGCCCGCGTCGCGGCGGAGCTCCTGGCCACCCTGGCCCTGGAGCAGGTCAGCAGCCGGTCCGCGCCGGCGCTGTGGGACCGGATCACCGCATCCGTCCAGGTCCGGCTGCAGGATCCCGGGCTCACCCCGCAGGACATCGCCGATCAGCACAGCATCTCCCTGCGCTACTTGCACCGGATCTTCCAGCTGCAGGGCACCACGGTCAACGCCTGGGTGCGCACCCGACGGCTCGAGGCGGCGCGCGAGGAGCTGGCCCAGAACGGCGCGGCCCACCGGTCGATCGCGGCGGTGGCCGCCCGCTGGGGTTTCACCAACCCCTCCCACTTCAGCCGGACGTTCCGCGAGACGTACGGGATGTCGCCGGTGCAGTGGCGCGGCGCACACGTCGGGACCTGA
- a CDS encoding helix-turn-helix domain-containing protein: MPTVIGPHGERSWWTASCTSPRAQVLSTRSVPPRESLDFWHDAVLATLVGMEIATDGRTYDAAMRTDHLGDLRIITVECDPGRVHRSPRFIARGDGRDIFVALQSTGRAQVGQDGRTTELRAGDIGFFETVRPFRTAFPERFRLKIFAVPRDLLGRSEADLSRLTARAVRPSSGLTGLLTPLLERLADTSEAYATPVAERLAEGVIDLMAATAADQLGEDPDALPGADRVLLLRIKAFIRWHLADSGLTPRAIADAHGISVRYLHRLFEAEDTTVCQWIRELRLEECRRELAARAPGSVSLGQVARRWGFSSPARFSRAFRSSFGLSPTDWLDRERASRVRGDVPC; this comes from the coding sequence ATGCCAACCGTGATCGGCCCCCACGGGGAGAGAAGCTGGTGGACGGCCTCCTGCACGAGTCCGCGAGCGCAGGTGCTGAGCACCCGCTCGGTTCCGCCGCGCGAGAGTCTGGACTTCTGGCACGACGCCGTGCTCGCGACCCTGGTCGGGATGGAGATCGCCACCGACGGCCGTACCTATGACGCGGCCATGCGCACCGATCACCTCGGCGACCTGCGGATCATCACGGTGGAATGCGATCCGGGCCGGGTCCACCGCTCGCCTCGCTTCATCGCCCGCGGCGACGGGCGGGACATCTTCGTGGCGCTGCAGAGCACCGGCCGGGCCCAGGTCGGACAGGACGGCCGCACCACCGAGTTGCGCGCCGGCGACATCGGGTTCTTCGAGACCGTCCGGCCCTTCCGCACGGCCTTCCCGGAACGCTTCCGGTTGAAGATCTTCGCGGTCCCGCGGGACCTGCTCGGGCGGTCGGAGGCAGACCTGAGCCGGCTCACCGCGCGGGCCGTGCGCCCGAGCAGCGGTCTGACCGGCCTGCTCACCCCGTTGCTGGAACGGCTGGCGGACACCTCCGAGGCCTACGCGACGCCGGTGGCCGAGCGACTGGCCGAGGGCGTCATCGACCTGATGGCGGCCACGGCCGCGGACCAACTGGGCGAGGATCCGGACGCACTGCCCGGTGCCGACCGGGTCCTGCTCCTGCGGATCAAGGCCTTCATCCGCTGGCACCTGGCGGATTCCGGCCTGACTCCGCGGGCCATCGCCGATGCCCACGGCATCTCCGTGCGCTATCTGCACCGTTTGTTCGAGGCGGAGGACACCACCGTGTGCCAGTGGATCCGCGAACTGCGCCTGGAGGAGTGCCGCAGGGAACTCGCCGCACGGGCACCGGGATCCGTCAGCCTGGGCCAGGTCGCGCGACGCTGGGGCTTCAGCAGTCCCGCCCGGTTCAGCAGGGCCTTTCGCAGTTCGTTCGGCCTGTCTCCCACCGACTGGCTCGACCGGGAGCGTGCGAGCCGGGTGAGGGGAGACGTACCGTGCTGA
- a CDS encoding alpha/beta hydrolase, which produces MRRAPGGRPGGESRAAVVLDPVVRRLVTAAAAPPSLDDLGPDTARQALREAQVDRFEDFDVDAVYRVASVGPSGLLGFWTVRPAGATGPLPTLLYVHGGRWTLGDAQTHARLISEVVRGAQVCAVVPEYSRTPEVRYPVALEECYELLTWAVSRADELGLDGRRVAVAGDCAGATLAAAVTMLAKSRGGPRLSAQLLYYPLTDSRCDSPSQRQFATGYLLTRRALRTYWARYVTDPALHDEPTASPLRARTEDLVGLPPALIVTAEADVARDEGEQYARNLCEAGVEASAVRFLGTVHDFVALHALDDSAPTRAALLTGYAFLSARLH; this is translated from the coding sequence ATGCGGAGAGCCCCCGGAGGCCGGCCGGGCGGTGAGTCCCGCGCGGCCGTCGTCCTCGACCCCGTGGTGCGGCGGCTCGTCACCGCCGCCGCCGCGCCCCCGTCCCTCGACGACCTCGGCCCCGACACGGCGCGGCAGGCGCTCCGGGAGGCCCAGGTCGACCGGTTCGAGGACTTCGACGTGGACGCGGTCTACCGCGTGGCCTCGGTCGGCCCGTCCGGGCTGCTCGGATTCTGGACCGTCCGCCCGGCGGGCGCGACCGGCCCGCTGCCCACCCTCCTGTACGTGCACGGCGGCCGGTGGACGCTGGGCGACGCGCAGACCCATGCCCGCCTCATCAGCGAGGTCGTCAGGGGCGCGCAGGTGTGCGCCGTCGTCCCCGAGTACAGCCGCACCCCCGAGGTCCGCTACCCCGTGGCGCTGGAGGAGTGCTACGAGCTGCTGACCTGGGCGGTCTCCCGAGCCGACGAACTCGGCCTCGACGGGCGCCGGGTGGCCGTGGCGGGCGACTGCGCCGGTGCCACGCTGGCTGCCGCCGTGACCATGCTGGCGAAGTCCCGTGGCGGGCCACGGCTCAGCGCGCAGCTGCTCTACTACCCGCTCACCGACTCCCGCTGCGACAGCCCCTCGCAACGGCAGTTCGCCACCGGATACCTGCTCACCCGCCGTGCGCTGCGCACGTACTGGGCGCGCTACGTCACGGACCCGGCCCTGCACGACGAGCCCACCGCGTCCCCGCTGCGGGCACGCACCGAGGACCTGGTCGGGCTGCCGCCGGCACTGATCGTCACCGCCGAGGCGGACGTGGCCCGGGACGAGGGCGAGCAGTACGCGCGGAATCTGTGCGAGGCCGGGGTCGAGGCGTCCGCCGTACGGTTCCTCGGCACGGTCCACGACTTCGTGGCCCTGCATGCCCTGGACGACAGCGCGCCCACTCGGGCGGCTCTCCTGACCGGTTACGCCTTTCTGAGTGCCCGTTTGCACTGA
- a CDS encoding helix-turn-helix transcriptional regulator → MTVHPSRSAAGEEAARRSCRTAASRPLGRDSEIERIQRCVTGLPGSPQALLLLGEEGIGRTTLLHHARELATGDGMLVLSAQGWAADRRHVRACLQQLLVPVLDELPGLPAVHGQVLGAAMNPGAHDGGPHQGPDDGQVQAALLALLERLATFRPVLVCVDDIHACDPAFVYALCAGIRLLAGRPVRLLLTARGEAPPPGLPPGLETVHLGPLSAMSAAALLDRQPTAPTGRRRLEILDEAEGSPLALVELGRRASVASRTAGADAAVARRPLTAHAFAARLDALPPETGRALLYAAAAEPGESVAALMAALDTDDLAVWAPAEAAGLVSLIEDRLVFRHPLARSAAFSRHLAGDRQRAHLDLAAAVTQPESRARHLAGATLRTNESVAAALEDSAWRHGDVVGTASALERAARLSPQPRERARRLAEALVAAHAVGDPGWVRDLYGRFVQDPGDPELACAAAGALASMLSLESAQREAFNLLVDASEHFPAVGRPVALALTAVAAGITVQSGLPEHRADLSRLLDRAREAGGGRGADGAREAENGREAVSAREADGVREADDDRQEADRACEVDYGREAERVHEADGVGRPRPTVTGPLGRLDRPDTRQALDALVTAVIRRQDTTGSPTGLGRGHGAPLDGLETPACRMAVLSAAYLADEADVCLGQFRESDAQLRTARAFGLRGWTVLALVDTLVGIGWFTEAEDLVREATAETVVLRLPRLQADLQAQALALQALRGTVPPEPWLTPSIWRGVCLDENRATQARLLRARGLASIALGDWDGAWRHLRELFTGDGAPLHPVLSPRSIAELAVAAQRTGRTAEAVALLARVRAEQGDRPSIRMTLLLHHATALVDPDEDAEQHFHLALVNHEADRWPWERAHVRLNYGIWLRRGRRTREARQQLTTARETAERLGAGALAAAAARELRASGAAPTPDTSGLLEQLTAQQRQIVLMAARGLSNREIGEQLFLSPRTVGSHLYNVYPKLGISRRQQLRDLLQDR, encoded by the coding sequence ATGACGGTCCATCCATCCCGATCGGCGGCCGGCGAGGAAGCCGCCCGGCGGTCCTGCCGTACGGCGGCGTCACGGCCACTGGGCCGCGACAGCGAGATCGAGCGGATCCAGCGCTGCGTGACGGGACTGCCCGGCAGCCCCCAGGCGCTGCTGCTCCTCGGGGAGGAGGGGATCGGCCGTACGACCTTGCTCCACCACGCCCGGGAACTGGCCACCGGCGACGGCATGCTCGTCCTGTCGGCGCAGGGCTGGGCCGCGGACCGTCGGCACGTCCGCGCCTGTCTGCAGCAGCTGCTGGTGCCGGTCCTGGACGAGTTGCCCGGCCTGCCCGCCGTACACGGACAGGTGCTGGGCGCCGCCATGAACCCCGGCGCCCACGACGGCGGGCCGCACCAAGGGCCGGACGACGGACAGGTGCAGGCCGCACTGCTGGCGTTGTTGGAACGGCTCGCCACATTCCGGCCGGTACTGGTGTGCGTGGACGACATCCACGCCTGCGACCCCGCCTTCGTCTACGCGCTCTGCGCGGGGATCCGGCTCCTGGCCGGCCGCCCGGTCAGGCTGCTGCTCACCGCGCGCGGTGAGGCGCCACCGCCCGGTCTGCCCCCCGGTTTGGAGACCGTGCACCTGGGTCCGCTGAGCGCGATGTCGGCCGCGGCGCTGCTGGACCGGCAGCCGACCGCGCCCACCGGCCGGCGCAGGCTGGAGATCCTGGACGAAGCCGAGGGCAGCCCGTTGGCCCTGGTGGAACTGGGCCGCCGTGCGTCCGTGGCCTCCCGAACGGCAGGCGCCGACGCTGCTGTGGCCCGGCGCCCGCTGACGGCACACGCCTTCGCGGCGCGACTCGACGCGCTTCCCCCCGAGACGGGACGGGCTCTGCTGTACGCCGCGGCCGCCGAGCCGGGGGAGAGCGTCGCCGCCCTGATGGCCGCGCTGGACACCGACGACCTCGCGGTGTGGGCCCCGGCGGAGGCGGCCGGTCTGGTCTCGCTGATCGAGGACCGGCTCGTCTTCCGACATCCGCTGGCCCGGTCGGCCGCGTTCTCACGGCACCTGGCCGGTGACCGGCAGCGGGCCCATCTGGACCTCGCCGCGGCCGTCACGCAGCCGGAGAGCAGAGCCCGTCACCTGGCCGGCGCCACCTTGCGTACCAACGAGTCCGTGGCCGCCGCGCTCGAGGACTCTGCCTGGCGGCACGGGGACGTCGTGGGCACCGCGAGCGCCCTGGAGCGGGCCGCCCGGCTCAGCCCGCAGCCGCGGGAACGCGCACGCCGGCTGGCCGAGGCCCTCGTGGCCGCGCATGCGGTGGGAGATCCCGGCTGGGTGAGGGACCTGTACGGCCGGTTCGTGCAGGACCCGGGGGATCCGGAACTCGCCTGCGCGGCGGCCGGTGCCCTGGCCTCGATGCTGTCACTGGAGTCGGCCCAGCGGGAGGCCTTCAACCTCCTGGTCGACGCCTCGGAGCATTTCCCGGCGGTCGGCCGGCCCGTCGCACTCGCCCTGACGGCGGTGGCAGCGGGCATCACCGTCCAGTCCGGACTGCCGGAGCACCGTGCCGACCTGTCCAGGCTGCTCGACCGCGCCCGGGAGGCCGGCGGTGGCCGGGGGGCCGACGGTGCTCGCGAGGCAGAGAATGGCCGGGAGGCCGTCAGTGCCCGCGAGGCCGACGGTGTTCGCGAGGCTGATGATGACCGCCAGGAGGCCGACCGCGCCTGCGAGGTCGACTACGGCCGGGAGGCCGAGCGTGTCCACGAAGCCGACGGTGTCGGCCGGCCCCGGCCCACCGTGACCGGGCCTCTGGGGCGTCTGGACCGGCCGGACACGCGGCAGGCTCTGGACGCGCTGGTCACCGCGGTGATCCGGCGGCAGGACACGACAGGCTCGCCGACGGGCCTCGGTCGTGGGCACGGTGCGCCGCTGGACGGCCTGGAGACGCCGGCCTGCCGTATGGCGGTGCTCTCGGCCGCCTACCTCGCGGACGAGGCGGACGTGTGTCTGGGACAGTTCCGCGAGAGCGACGCCCAGCTCCGGACCGCCCGCGCCTTCGGTCTCCGCGGCTGGACGGTTCTCGCCCTCGTGGACACCCTCGTGGGCATCGGGTGGTTCACCGAGGCCGAGGACCTGGTCCGGGAGGCCACGGCCGAGACCGTGGTGCTGCGCCTGCCACGCCTCCAGGCGGATCTTCAGGCACAGGCCCTGGCCCTGCAGGCGCTGCGCGGAACGGTCCCCCCGGAGCCCTGGCTCACCCCCTCGATCTGGCGCGGCGTCTGCCTGGACGAGAACCGGGCCACCCAGGCCCGCCTGCTGCGCGCCCGGGGACTCGCCTCCATCGCGCTCGGCGACTGGGACGGCGCCTGGCGACACCTGCGCGAGTTGTTCACCGGCGACGGCGCGCCGTTGCACCCCGTCCTGTCGCCGCGGAGCATCGCCGAACTCGCGGTCGCGGCCCAACGCACCGGCCGCACGGCCGAGGCCGTTGCCCTCCTGGCGCGCGTCCGGGCAGAGCAGGGAGATCGCCCGAGCATCAGGATGACGCTGCTCCTGCACCATGCCACCGCCCTGGTCGACCCGGACGAGGACGCCGAGCAGCACTTCCACCTCGCCCTGGTCAACCACGAGGCGGACCGGTGGCCGTGGGAACGCGCCCACGTCCGCCTCAACTACGGCATCTGGCTGCGCCGCGGCCGCCGCACACGCGAGGCGCGTCAGCAGCTGACCACCGCGCGGGAAACCGCCGAACGCCTCGGCGCGGGCGCCCTCGCCGCGGCCGCCGCCCGCGAACTGCGCGCCAGCGGAGCGGCACCCACCCCCGACACCTCGGGTCTGCTGGAGCAACTGACGGCACAGCAACGGCAGATCGTCCTGATGGCCGCGCGCGGCCTGTCGAATCGTGAGATCGGTGAACAGCTCTTCCTCTCGCCACGTACCGTGGGCTCCCACCTGTACAACGTCTACCCGAAGCTCGGCATCAGCCGCCGCCAGCAACTGCGTGACCTCCTCCAGGACAGGTGA